From the Eleutherodactylus coqui strain aEleCoq1 chromosome 7, aEleCoq1.hap1, whole genome shotgun sequence genome, one window contains:
- the COX18 gene encoding cytochrome c oxidase assembly protein COX18, mitochondrial isoform X1: MFFKYGKSLITRIGPSEFRCFKVLSKRCLHPMSFGPANMKRRQQRLENPVEIFLHGHRCPSATSRSPRFASYIPVPSQHRTVTSAAALSAASVQQANSNYGLFAKMADSAPVHLAENVLLSVQDMTGLPWWATIMCTTMALRTVVTLPLIVYQMHILDKVEKLQPEIQNLAKELKYEVAVYGKQHGWSEKDAKFHFRKNMKRLVTELYIRDNCHPFKAGLIMCIQIPMWIFISMALRNFSFNTSGSPTDELVHTQLQNGGTLWFPDLTMPDSTWILPVILGSVNLLLVEMFALRTVELSRFQKYITIFLRVFSVVMIPLSASLPSGMVFYWVSSSFVGLTHNLFLRSPTVRRLFRLPRTKMDSDTPYKDLLAAFVAKYIRRK; this comes from the exons ATGTTTTTTAAATATGGAAAGTCCCTGATAACAAGGATCGGACCCAGTGAATTTCGTTGTTTCAAAGTGTTATCAAAAAGATGTCTTCATCCAATGTCCTTTGGACCCGCCAATATGAAAAGACGTCAGCAGAGACTAGAAAACCCAGTGGAGATCTTTTTGCACGGACACAGATGTCCTTCTGCTACCAGCAGGAGTCCGCGGTTTGCATCATACATACCGGTTCCATCCCAGCACAGGACTGTTACCTCTGCAGCGGctctctctgctgcatctgtacagcAAGCCAACAGTAATTATGGCTTGTTTGCAAAAATGGCAGACTCTGCGCCTGTTCACTTAGCGGAGAACGTGCTGTTATCTGTACAAGACATGACAGGGTTGCCGTGGTGGGCGACTATCATGTGCACAACAATGGCGCTGAGAACGGTTGTCACGCTCCCTCTGATCGTCTATCAGATGCACATTCTAGACAAG GTGGAAAAATTACAGCCAGAAATACAAAACTTGGCAAAGGAGCTGAAGTATGAGGTGGCCGTCTACGGGAAGCAGCATGGCTGGAGTGAGAAGGACGCAAA GTTTCATTTCCGTAAAAACATGAAGCGGTTGGTGACGGAGCTCTATATACGAGATAATTGTCATCCCTTTAAGGCCGGCCTGATCATGTGCATCCAAATCCCCATGTGGATCTTTATTTCTATGGCTCTGAGGAATTTCAGCTTTAATACAAGTGGTTCACCTACAG ATGAGTTGGTTCACACGCAGCTTCAGAATGGGGGAACACTATGGTTCCCAGACCTCACAATGCCAGATTCCACTTGGATTCTTCCAGTGATTTTGGGCTCTGTTAACTTGCTGCTAGTAGAG ATGTTTGCCTTGCGGACGGTGGAGCTGTCTAGATTTCAGAAGTACATAACCATCTTTCTGCGAGTATTTTCTGTTGTTATGATTCCTCTCTCTGCCAGTCTTCCCTCA ggcATGGTATTCTATTGGGTTTCATCCAGTTTTGTGGGTCTAACTCATAATCTCTTCCTGCGCTCTCCGACTGTACGCCGCCTCTTCCGACTTCCACGCACAAAGATGGATTCTGACACCCCTTATAAAGACCTACTGGCTGCATTTGTAGCAAAATACATccgcaggaaataa
- the COX18 gene encoding cytochrome c oxidase assembly protein COX18, mitochondrial isoform X2, which translates to MKRLVTELYIRDNCHPFKAGLIMCIQIPMWIFISMALRNFSFNTSGSPTDELVHTQLQNGGTLWFPDLTMPDSTWILPVILGSVNLLLVEMFALRTVELSRFQKYITIFLRVFSVVMIPLSASLPSGMVFYWVSSSFVGLTHNLFLRSPTVRRLFRLPRTKMDSDTPYKDLLAAFVAKYIRRK; encoded by the exons ATGAAGCGGTTGGTGACGGAGCTCTATATACGAGATAATTGTCATCCCTTTAAGGCCGGCCTGATCATGTGCATCCAAATCCCCATGTGGATCTTTATTTCTATGGCTCTGAGGAATTTCAGCTTTAATACAAGTGGTTCACCTACAG ATGAGTTGGTTCACACGCAGCTTCAGAATGGGGGAACACTATGGTTCCCAGACCTCACAATGCCAGATTCCACTTGGATTCTTCCAGTGATTTTGGGCTCTGTTAACTTGCTGCTAGTAGAG ATGTTTGCCTTGCGGACGGTGGAGCTGTCTAGATTTCAGAAGTACATAACCATCTTTCTGCGAGTATTTTCTGTTGTTATGATTCCTCTCTCTGCCAGTCTTCCCTCA ggcATGGTATTCTATTGGGTTTCATCCAGTTTTGTGGGTCTAACTCATAATCTCTTCCTGCGCTCTCCGACTGTACGCCGCCTCTTCCGACTTCCACGCACAAAGATGGATTCTGACACCCCTTATAAAGACCTACTGGCTGCATTTGTAGCAAAATACATccgcaggaaataa